Proteins found in one Anaerolineales bacterium genomic segment:
- the dnaB gene encoding replicative DNA helicase has protein sequence MSDSPSFSVAPQDSGQSQEMPYDRVAEEAVLGAVLVNPEVYYDVAHFLTADDFFLHRNRWVWNAFTSLQEQRLPIDILTVSEELERRNQLDETGGPAYLTTLINNVPSTLHAEAYGHLVEETATRRRLLQAANQVARLAFKADALIEDVVNDAEKAIFGVSERRLAHQLQPIKQVVSEYYDRIDYLARHRDETLGVPTGFLDLDRLLGGLQPSDFLIIAGRPGQGKSGFCLSVAKNASQLHKKHVALFSLEMSNEQLVQRLVSQETGIDSQRLRLANLEDDEWPLFTQAVSALGDTHIYLDDTPAITPLQLHTKCRRLHMEVRLDLIVVDYLQLMTGETRIDNRVQEVSYISRNMKALARELKVPVLAAAQLSRAVEARRPPRPILSDLRESGSLEQDADVVMFIYRPDQYEEDTLKQNIAEIIVAKHRNGPVGSVELVFRKALAKFENAATRQVDLSQIG, from the coding sequence ATGAGTGACTCCCCCTCTTTTTCCGTCGCTCCGCAGGACAGCGGGCAAAGCCAGGAGATGCCCTACGACCGCGTGGCGGAAGAAGCCGTGTTGGGCGCTGTTCTCGTCAATCCCGAGGTGTATTACGACGTCGCTCATTTCCTCACTGCGGATGATTTCTTCCTGCACCGCAACCGCTGGGTGTGGAATGCATTCACCAGCCTGCAGGAGCAGCGCCTGCCGATCGACATTCTGACCGTCTCCGAGGAACTGGAACGCAGAAACCAGCTCGACGAAACCGGCGGTCCGGCGTATCTCACGACGCTGATCAACAACGTGCCCTCCACGCTCCACGCCGAAGCGTACGGCCACCTGGTCGAAGAGACCGCAACCCGCAGACGTCTGCTCCAGGCGGCAAACCAGGTCGCTCGATTGGCGTTCAAAGCCGACGCCCTCATCGAAGACGTGGTCAACGACGCCGAGAAGGCGATCTTCGGCGTGAGCGAGCGCAGGCTCGCCCACCAGTTACAGCCGATCAAGCAGGTCGTCAGCGAATACTACGACCGCATCGATTATCTCGCCCGGCACCGCGACGAGACCCTGGGCGTACCCACAGGTTTCCTCGATCTGGACCGTTTGCTGGGCGGTTTGCAGCCCAGCGACTTTCTGATCATCGCCGGGCGTCCCGGGCAGGGGAAATCCGGATTCTGCCTTTCGGTCGCCAAGAACGCCAGCCAATTGCACAAGAAGCACGTGGCGCTCTTCTCGCTCGAGATGTCGAACGAACAACTCGTGCAGCGTCTGGTGTCGCAGGAGACGGGCATCGATTCGCAGCGGCTGAGATTGGCCAATCTGGAGGACGACGAGTGGCCCTTGTTCACGCAGGCCGTCAGCGCGCTGGGCGACACGCACATCTATCTGGATGACACACCTGCCATCACGCCGCTGCAGTTGCACACGAAGTGCCGCCGCCTGCACATGGAAGTGCGGCTGGATTTGATCGTCGTCGATTACCTGCAGTTGATGACCGGAGAAACGCGCATCGACAACCGGGTGCAGGAAGTCTCCTACATCTCGCGCAACATGAAAGCCCTGGCGCGCGAGTTGAAGGTGCCCGTCTTGGCCGCCGCACAGCTCTCACGCGCCGTGGAAGCCCGCAGACCACCGCGTCCGATCCTCTCCGATCTACGCGAATCGGGCAGCCTCGAGCAGGACGCCGACGTGGTGATGTTCATCTACCGCCCGGATCAATACGAAGAAGACACGCTCAAACAAAACATCGCCGAGATCATCGTGGCCAAACACCGAAACGGACCCGTGGGCAGCGTCGAACTGGTTTTCCGTAAAGCGCTGGCGAAGTTCGAGAACGCCGCCACGCGGCAGGTCGATCTATCGCAAATCGGATGA
- a CDS encoding bifunctional nuclease family protein produces MNFVEVVVDSIRVSLMSPQRIIILRELDSDRFLPIWIGPFEADAITLSLQELEVARPLTHDLLRNVLQTHDASVVRVNITELKDDVFYARIILSVDGRELEIDSRPSDALALAVRVNVPIFVAEEVMEEASSVPEEDVEAGEEMEDSEDRLEVFKDFVENLDLDDLDSKDEESKD; encoded by the coding sequence ATGAATTTTGTAGAGGTAGTCGTCGACAGTATTCGTGTAAGCCTAATGTCTCCCCAGCGGATCATTATTCTACGAGAACTTGACTCCGATCGCTTCCTGCCGATATGGATCGGCCCTTTCGAAGCCGACGCAATCACACTCAGCCTGCAGGAACTCGAAGTCGCACGCCCATTAACCCACGATCTACTCCGAAACGTTCTACAAACCCACGATGCCAGCGTCGTACGCGTCAACATCACAGAGTTGAAAGACGACGTTTTCTACGCGCGCATCATCCTGTCCGTCGACGGGCGCGAACTTGAAATCGATTCGCGTCCTTCTGATGCGCTTGCACTCGCTGTTCGAGTCAACGTTCCCATTTTCGTCGCCGAAGAGGTCATGGAAGAAGCGTCTTCTGTGCCAGAGGAGGACGTGGAGGCGGGAGAAGAAATGGAAGATTCGGAAGACCGCCTCGAAGTCTTCAAGGACTTTGTAGAGAATCTCGACCTCGACGATCTGGATTCAAAGGATGAGGAGTCCAAGGACTAG
- a CDS encoding acetate--CoA ligase family protein: protein MLDSLFKPRGVAVIGASTNPTKLGYGVARNLVVSGYRGKLYFVNPRGGVLFDRELYVDVSSVPDPLDLAIIIIPAKAVPDVLEECGQRGVRYVIVGSGGFRETGPEGAALEQRCLEITRKHKIRVLGPNCIGFLDTHLPIDTTFLPLPGPTQGDIGFVSHSGAVCEAVIDWARGQGFGLSRLVSMGNQMDLNESDLLPAVAMDAHTRVVAMYLEGIVDGARFIDQARRVTCEKPVIAIKVGVSEAGRAAVASHTGALAGQDKAYDAAFRKAGVIRARHSEEMFNWAQALAWCPLPQGDRVAILTNAGGPGAIASDAIAANHLSLAALGDETVRKLKSLLPSTVSIRNPIDLLAGGGPQEYAECLGALIEDDSVDAVIVILVPPPMSTAAEVAGALIPLIHSTSKPVVVTLMGQDLIEHAARMFRQARIPDYRFPERAASAIRVLLQRAVHLRTVEETAQPIRGIHPARARKKLESAEVGEGDFIGPSLAAEIVQSYGLQSAAEVLTKSVEEAQQAANEVGFPLALKVASADIPHKSDVGGVLLNVRDAAQLESGFATIVERARATAPEAKIEGVIVQPMIEQGQEVIVGVVRDQQFGPLVMFGSGGVEVEALRDVAFELAPLRRFEAERMLESTWAGKRLKGYRNLPPADREAVIEALLRIGQLAVDLPDVMEVEINPLCVLPEGEGAVALDVRLRKRVRDKE, encoded by the coding sequence ATGCTGGATTCGCTGTTCAAACCACGCGGAGTGGCCGTTATCGGGGCTTCGACGAATCCGACCAAGTTGGGCTACGGCGTGGCGCGGAATCTGGTCGTCTCCGGATACCGGGGTAAGCTGTATTTCGTGAATCCGCGCGGCGGAGTGCTCTTCGACCGGGAGCTGTATGTCGATGTCAGTTCTGTGCCCGATCCGCTCGATCTGGCCATCATCATCATCCCCGCAAAAGCGGTGCCGGACGTACTCGAGGAATGTGGCCAGCGCGGCGTGCGTTACGTGATCGTCGGTTCGGGAGGCTTCCGGGAAACCGGCCCCGAAGGCGCCGCTCTGGAGCAGCGCTGCCTGGAAATAACTCGCAAGCACAAAATCCGCGTGTTGGGTCCCAACTGCATCGGTTTCCTGGACACCCATTTGCCCATCGATACCACCTTTCTGCCGCTGCCGGGTCCCACCCAGGGGGACATCGGTTTCGTCTCGCATTCCGGCGCGGTGTGCGAGGCCGTGATCGACTGGGCACGCGGCCAGGGTTTCGGATTGTCCCGCCTGGTCAGTATGGGGAATCAGATGGATTTGAACGAGAGCGATCTGCTTCCGGCGGTCGCCATGGATGCCCACACCCGTGTCGTCGCCATGTATCTGGAAGGCATCGTCGACGGTGCGCGTTTCATCGACCAAGCGCGCCGGGTCACGTGTGAAAAACCGGTCATCGCCATTAAAGTGGGCGTTTCGGAGGCGGGCCGGGCGGCGGTCGCTTCGCACACCGGCGCACTCGCGGGCCAGGACAAGGCCTACGACGCGGCCTTCCGCAAGGCGGGGGTGATCCGCGCCCGACACAGCGAGGAGATGTTCAATTGGGCCCAGGCGCTGGCCTGGTGCCCCCTACCACAGGGAGACCGGGTGGCCATCCTGACCAACGCCGGCGGTCCCGGGGCGATTGCCTCGGATGCCATCGCGGCCAACCATCTGAGTCTGGCAGCGCTGGGTGACGAGACGGTTCGCAAGCTGAAGTCCTTGCTGCCTTCCACGGTGTCCATTCGCAATCCCATCGATTTGCTGGCGGGCGGCGGGCCGCAGGAATATGCCGAGTGCCTCGGCGCGCTGATCGAGGACGACTCCGTCGATGCGGTGATCGTCATCCTGGTGCCGCCGCCGATGAGCACCGCCGCAGAAGTGGCCGGAGCACTCATCCCCTTGATCCATTCCACATCCAAGCCGGTCGTGGTGACGCTCATGGGTCAGGATCTGATCGAGCACGCGGCGCGCATGTTCCGGCAGGCGCGAATTCCGGACTACCGTTTCCCGGAGAGGGCGGCCTCGGCAATACGGGTGCTGCTGCAGCGTGCCGTTCACCTGCGCACGGTCGAGGAAACAGCGCAGCCGATCCGGGGCATTCATCCCGCTCGAGCGCGTAAAAAACTCGAGAGCGCTGAGGTTGGGGAAGGGGATTTCATCGGACCGAGCCTGGCCGCCGAGATCGTCCAATCCTACGGGTTGCAATCCGCTGCCGAAGTGCTTACGAAAAGTGTGGAAGAAGCGCAGCAAGCGGCGAACGAGGTGGGTTTCCCGTTGGCGTTGAAAGTTGCCTCCGCCGACATTCCCCACAAATCGGACGTTGGCGGTGTGCTGTTGAACGTGCGGGACGCCGCGCAGTTGGAAAGCGGTTTTGCGACGATCGTCGAACGCGCGCGCGCGACGGCGCCGGAGGCGAAAATCGAAGGCGTGATCGTGCAGCCGATGATCGAGCAAGGTCAGGAAGTGATCGTGGGTGTCGTGCGCGACCAGCAGTTCGGACCGCTGGTGATGTTCGGCTCCGGCGGCGTGGAGGTGGAAGCGCTCAGGGACGTGGCCTTTGAATTGGCGCCCCTGCGCCGTTTCGAGGCCGAGCGCATGCTCGAGTCCACCTGGGCGGGTAAACGCTTGAAGGGATACCGCAACCTTCCCCCCGCCGATCGGGAGGCGGTGATCGAGGCTTTGCTGCGTATCGGACAGTTGGCCGTCGATCTGCCGGACGTGATGGAAGTGGAAATCAATCCGTTGTGCGTGCTGCCCGAAGGTGAAGGCGCGGTGGCGTTGGACGTGCGCTTACGCAAACGCGTTCGAGATAAAGAGTGA